A genome region from Cyanobacteria bacterium QS_8_64_29 includes the following:
- a CDS encoding branched chain amino acid aminotransferase, with protein MPEFLPVAYFREQFVPFDEAKLSIATHALHYGTGAFGGLRGIPDPQDPQRILLFRLERHCQRLSNSARLLHYALSAERIQDILVRFVQQNQPSAPFYIRPFVYTSDLGISPRLHNVEKDFFVYGLALGDYLPTEGVRCRISSWHRQEDRSLPLRGKISGAYIASSLAKTEAVESGFDEAILLNAQGKVSEASGMNVFLVREGQLLTPDFDQDILEGITRNSILHLARDAGIPVRERAIDKSELFVADELFLSGTAARITPVKSVENYPLPERNPLTEQLRQKLQAVMENRDAAYRDWVHAVPLEADR; from the coding sequence ATGCCAGAGTTTTTGCCGGTGGCGTACTTTCGCGAGCAGTTCGTACCCTTTGACGAGGCCAAGCTCTCCATTGCCACGCACGCGCTGCACTACGGCACGGGGGCCTTTGGCGGGCTGCGCGGCATCCCCGATCCCCAGGATCCGCAGCGCATTCTGCTCTTTCGCCTGGAGCGGCACTGCCAGCGCCTGAGCAACAGCGCCCGGTTGCTGCACTACGCGCTCTCCGCCGAGCGCATCCAGGACATCCTGGTGCGCTTCGTGCAGCAAAACCAGCCCAGCGCCCCCTTCTACATCCGCCCGTTTGTCTACACCTCCGATTTGGGCATCTCGCCGCGCCTCCACAACGTGGAAAAGGATTTTTTTGTCTACGGCCTGGCGCTGGGCGATTACCTGCCCACCGAGGGCGTGCGCTGCCGCATCAGCTCCTGGCACCGGCAAGAGGACCGCAGCCTGCCGCTGCGCGGCAAAATCAGCGGCGCCTACATTGCTTCCTCGTTGGCCAAAACCGAGGCGGTCGAGTCGGGCTTTGACGAGGCCATCCTGCTCAACGCCCAGGGCAAAGTCAGCGAAGCCTCGGGGATGAACGTCTTTCTGGTGCGGGAGGGGCAGCTGCTGACCCCGGATTTCGACCAGGACATTCTGGAGGGCATTACCCGCAATAGCATCCTGCACCTGGCGCGAGATGCCGGCATTCCGGTGCGCGAGCGCGCCATCGACAAATCCGAGCTGTTTGTGGCCGACGAGCTATTCCTAAGCGGTACGGCCGCCCGCATTACCCCCGTCAAGAGCGTGGAAAACTATCCGCTGCCCGAGCGCAACCCGCTCACCGAGCAGCTGCGCCAAAAGCTCCAGGCCGTGATGGAAAACCGCGACGCTGCGTACCGCGATTGGGTGCATGCGGTGCCGCTAGAGGCGGACCGCTAG
- a CDS encoding F0F1 ATP synthase subunit A, protein MTVTPYWEGVGAPILAEAELEVGEHLYWQIGNVTVHGQVFITTWIVMAILIAAAWIATRNLQRVPSGFQNFMEYALEFVRNIARNQIGEKEYRPWVPFVGTLFLFIFVSNWLGALVPWKLVELPESELAAPTNDINTTLGLALLTSLAYFYAGFSKRGLGYFKKYIEPTPILLPINILEEFTKPISLSFRLFGNILADELVVAVLVLLVPLFVPLPVMALGLFTSAIQALIFATLAAAYVGEALEVPGEAE, encoded by the coding sequence ATGACTGTTACGCCCTATTGGGAGGGGGTCGGTGCCCCTATACTAGCCGAGGCCGAGCTGGAGGTGGGCGAGCACCTCTATTGGCAAATCGGCAACGTGACGGTCCACGGTCAGGTCTTTATTACCACCTGGATCGTCATGGCGATTCTGATCGCCGCCGCCTGGATCGCCACGCGCAACCTCCAGCGCGTCCCGAGCGGTTTCCAGAACTTCATGGAATACGCGCTGGAGTTCGTTCGCAACATTGCCCGAAACCAAATTGGGGAGAAAGAGTACCGTCCCTGGGTGCCTTTTGTCGGGACGCTGTTTCTGTTCATTTTCGTGTCCAATTGGTTGGGGGCGCTCGTTCCGTGGAAGCTCGTCGAGCTGCCCGAGAGCGAGCTGGCTGCCCCCACCAACGACATCAACACCACGCTCGGGTTAGCCTTGCTGACCTCGCTGGCGTACTTTTACGCCGGTTTCAGCAAACGCGGGTTGGGTTATTTCAAAAAGTACATTGAGCCTACGCCCATCTTGCTGCCCATCAACATCCTGGAGGAGTTCACCAAGCCCATCTCGCTGAGCTTCCGCCTGTTTGGCAACATCCTGGCCGACGAGCTGGTTGTTGCCGTTCTGGTACTGTTGGTACCGCTGTTCGTCCCGCTGCCTGTCATGGCATTGGGGCTGTTCACAAGCGCCATTCAGGCTTTGATCTTTGCCACGCTGGCGGCTGCCTACGTTGGCGAAGCGCTGGAAGTTCCCGGCGAGGCCGAGTGA
- a CDS encoding SAM-dependent methyltransferase yields the protein MTDRNAAREDRTHRIQQAVQQLYDAYPFPPEPLLDEPPPGYNWRWSWVAAHSFCSGRKPQRQAIRILDAGCGTGVGSEYLAHLNPQAQVLGIDISERALAIARQRCHRSGAENATFQALPLGRAAELAGPFDFINCVGVLHHLPDPAAGLQALAAQLAPGGLLHAFVYAELGRWEIGLAREAIALLQGDRQDYREGLELGRQLFATLPEDNRLAQRERERWSLDNQRDACFADMYLHPQAIEYTIETLFELIDRSGLRFAGFSNPGVWQLERLVGQASALLERGRSLPERQRYRLIELLDPDIAHYEFFLAQPPLPDCDWADAAELLAAVPERHPCLEGWPSQTLFDRDYQLVRLNDAEYAFLRACEANPERGATVADLLAETELDAAGVRSLLERHLLVLSPGNGGAP from the coding sequence ATGACCGATCGCAACGCCGCTCGCGAGGACCGCACGCACCGCATCCAACAGGCGGTGCAGCAGCTATACGATGCCTACCCCTTCCCGCCCGAGCCGCTGCTGGACGAACCGCCGCCGGGCTACAACTGGCGCTGGAGTTGGGTTGCCGCCCACAGCTTCTGCAGCGGCCGCAAGCCCCAACGGCAAGCCATCCGCATCTTGGATGCCGGCTGCGGGACTGGGGTCGGGAGCGAGTACTTGGCCCACCTCAACCCCCAAGCTCAGGTCCTAGGCATCGATATCAGCGAGCGGGCGCTGGCGATCGCGCGGCAGCGCTGCCACCGCTCGGGGGCCGAGAATGCCACCTTCCAGGCGCTGCCGCTGGGACGGGCGGCGGAGCTGGCCGGGCCGTTCGATTTCATCAACTGCGTGGGCGTGCTGCACCACCTGCCCGACCCGGCCGCCGGGTTGCAGGCGCTGGCTGCCCAGCTGGCGCCGGGGGGGTTGCTGCATGCTTTTGTTTATGCCGAGTTGGGGCGCTGGGAGATCGGGCTGGCGCGCGAAGCGATCGCGCTGCTGCAAGGCGACCGGCAAGACTACCGCGAAGGCCTCGAGCTCGGGCGCCAGCTGTTTGCCACTCTCCCTGAGGACAACCGCCTCGCCCAGCGCGAGCGCGAGCGCTGGTCCCTCGACAACCAGCGGGACGCTTGCTTTGCCGATATGTACCTCCATCCCCAAGCGATCGAGTACACCATCGAGACCCTGTTCGAACTCATCGATCGCTCCGGGCTGCGCTTTGCCGGGTTCTCCAATCCTGGAGTTTGGCAGCTAGAGCGCTTGGTAGGGCAAGCCTCGGCGTTGCTGGAGCGCGGGCGTTCCCTGCCCGAACGCCAGCGCTACCGCCTGATCGAGCTGCTCGATCCCGACATTGCCCACTACGAGTTCTTTTTGGCCCAACCGCCGCTGCCAGATTGCGACTGGGCCGATGCGGCCGAGTTGCTGGCTGCCGTTCCCGAGCGCCATCCCTGCCTGGAGGGCTGGCCCAGCCAGACCCTGTTCGATCGCGACTACCAGCTCGTGCGCCTGAATGACGCTGAATACGCCTTTTTGCGCGCCTGCGAGGCCAATCCCGAGCGCGGTGCCACAGTGGCCGATCTGCTGGCCGAGACCGAGCTCGATGCGGCCGGGGTGCGATCGCTGCTCGAGCGCCACCTGCTCGTGCTGTCGCCCGGCAATGGCGGTGCGCCGTAG
- a CDS encoding photosystem I reaction center subunit XII: MRMFKITACVPSQTRIRTQRELQNTYFTKLVPYNNWFSEQQRIMKMGGKIVKVELATGKQGVNAGLS, from the coding sequence ATGCGGATGTTTAAAATCACAGCTTGCGTGCCCAGCCAGACGCGCATCCGGACGCAACGCGAGCTGCAAAATACCTACTTCACTAAGCTCGTTCCCTACAACAATTGGTTTAGCGAGCAGCAGCGGATCATGAAAATGGGCGGCAAGATCGTCAAGGTCGAGCTGGCAACGGGCAAGCAGGGCGTTAACGCGGGCCTGTCGTAG
- a CDS encoding allophycocyanin yields MSIVTKSIVNADAEARYLSPGELDRIKAFVDTGESRLRIAQTLTQSRERIVKQAGDQLFQKRPDIVSPGGNAYGEEMTATCLRDMDYYLRLITYGVVAGDVTPIEEIGLVGVREMYNSLGTPINAVAESVRCMKDIACSMMSSDDAAEAGAYFDYVIGAMQS; encoded by the coding sequence ATGAGTATTGTCACCAAGTCGATCGTCAATGCGGATGCTGAGGCTCGCTACCTCAGCCCCGGCGAGCTTGATCGCATCAAAGCATTCGTCGATACCGGGGAGAGCCGACTGCGCATCGCCCAAACGCTAACCCAGTCGCGGGAGCGTATCGTCAAGCAGGCGGGCGACCAGCTGTTTCAAAAGCGGCCCGATATTGTCTCGCCGGGCGGTAATGCCTACGGCGAGGAGATGACGGCGACCTGCTTGCGCGATATGGACTACTACTTGCGCTTGATCACCTACGGCGTGGTCGCCGGCGATGTCACTCCCATCGAGGAGATCGGCCTAGTGGGCGTGCGCGAGATGTACAACTCGCTAGGGACGCCCATTAATGCCGTTGCCGAAAGCGTCCGCTGCATGAAAGACATCGCTTGCTCGATGATGTCGAGCGACGATGCCGCCGAAGCCGGCGCCTATTTTGACTACGTCATCGGGGCAATGCAGTCGTAG
- a CDS encoding photosystem I reaction center subunit X — protein MSVKASGGSSVARPQFYRTVPLATVAQAEQQDRYLERGELQQLQRYFESGSQRLAIAETITRNYEAIVSRAANRIFTGGSPMAYLEKPPQAEGETAESSARERQLGTVTYVESGGGFWEGLRSLIGVAGSNESPPPGFRPINISRYGAQNMRKSLRDLAWMLRYVSYAIVAGDPNIITVNVRGLREVIERACSIDATIVALQEMEQATLRYFRNDEQARETVRQYFETILNEFRSPSPSDKIRQRPSDDQQGLQLPQSYFNAAERRQKFAMKPGLSELEKQATIKAAYRQIFERDIQRAYSQSVSYLESRVKNGDISMKEFVRQLGKTALYRQQFFQPYINSRALELAFRHFLGRGPSSREEVREYFAIVSQGGLPALVDALVDSTEYADYFSEETVPYLRGLGEEAQECRNWGMQQDLFNYSAPFRKVPQFLTTFARYDRPLPDQHPYGSGNDPLEIQFGAIFPQERRNPSSSPAPFGKDTRRILIGRGPPTNNQIGNPAARGRFPSSLGPKVFRWTQSPYAGIGARRNQGASVKYSESSSQAVILACYRQVFGRDVYQRQRQTRAEIKLENGEITLREFVRTLAKSNLFRDLYWSSLYVTKAIECIHRRLLGRPTYGRADTNRYFDICAKQGFYALVDTLIDSKEYETAFGEDTVPYERYITPAGLQLRTRVGNLRPDDGKQVEREEAPRFAQLGTVAQQRSEPDVRFRIRQGVSKKREQLQPFKLETPADKVAVSKVIRATYRQVFERDIDPYVVSNAFTGLESKLSNGEITVKAFVEALGCSELYIKEFYMPYPNTQVIELGTKHFLGRAPLNQREIQQYNQILAERGVRAFVQTLVNNMEYVQTFGEYTVPYRRFPTLPAGNFPNTQRLYEKQTKQNRELVVPSFEPAQRGLSGRTITMSWEAAADGAGQAASSDVAVYTRP, from the coding sequence ATGAGTGTTAAGGCAAGCGGGGGAAGTTCTGTCGCGCGTCCCCAGTTCTACCGGACCGTCCCGCTAGCGACGGTCGCGCAAGCCGAGCAGCAGGACCGCTACCTCGAGCGCGGGGAACTGCAACAGCTGCAGCGCTACTTCGAATCGGGGAGCCAGCGCCTGGCCATCGCCGAGACCATTACGCGCAACTACGAAGCGATCGTCTCGCGCGCGGCCAATCGCATCTTCACCGGCGGCTCCCCCATGGCCTATCTGGAAAAGCCGCCGCAGGCCGAAGGCGAAACGGCCGAGAGCAGCGCCCGCGAACGCCAGCTCGGGACGGTGACCTACGTCGAGAGCGGCGGCGGCTTTTGGGAAGGGCTGCGCTCGCTGATTGGTGTCGCCGGGAGCAACGAAAGCCCACCCCCGGGCTTTCGGCCCATCAACATCTCGCGCTACGGTGCACAGAACATGCGCAAATCGCTACGCGATTTGGCCTGGATGCTGCGCTATGTCAGCTATGCCATCGTTGCCGGCGATCCCAATATCATCACCGTCAACGTGCGCGGCCTGCGCGAGGTGATCGAGCGGGCTTGCTCCATCGATGCCACCATCGTCGCGCTGCAAGAGATGGAGCAAGCCACGCTGCGCTACTTCCGCAACGACGAGCAGGCACGCGAGACCGTTCGGCAGTACTTCGAGACGATTCTAAACGAGTTCCGGTCGCCTAGCCCCTCAGACAAGATCCGGCAGCGTCCCAGCGACGACCAGCAAGGACTGCAGCTGCCGCAGAGCTATTTCAACGCTGCCGAGCGGCGGCAAAAGTTTGCCATGAAGCCGGGACTCTCCGAACTGGAGAAGCAGGCCACCATCAAAGCCGCCTACCGCCAGATCTTCGAGCGCGACATCCAGCGTGCCTACAGCCAGTCGGTCTCCTATCTGGAGTCCCGGGTCAAAAACGGCGACATCTCCATGAAGGAGTTCGTGCGCCAGCTGGGCAAAACGGCGCTCTACCGGCAGCAGTTTTTCCAGCCCTATATCAACAGTCGCGCCCTGGAGCTGGCCTTCCGGCACTTCCTCGGTCGCGGTCCCAGCTCGCGCGAGGAAGTGCGCGAGTACTTTGCCATCGTCTCGCAAGGGGGATTGCCCGCTCTGGTGGATGCCCTGGTGGACTCTACCGAGTACGCGGACTACTTTAGCGAGGAAACGGTCCCCTACTTGCGCGGCCTGGGCGAGGAAGCCCAAGAGTGCCGCAATTGGGGGATGCAGCAAGATCTGTTTAACTACAGCGCCCCCTTTCGCAAGGTGCCGCAGTTTCTGACCACCTTCGCGCGCTACGACCGGCCGCTACCGGACCAGCATCCCTACGGCTCGGGCAACGATCCGCTCGAGATCCAATTTGGCGCCATCTTCCCGCAAGAGCGCCGCAATCCCAGCAGCAGTCCTGCTCCCTTTGGTAAAGACACGCGCCGCATCCTGATCGGGCGCGGCCCGCCCACCAACAACCAAATCGGCAATCCAGCGGCGCGCGGGCGCTTCCCCAGCTCGCTAGGGCCCAAAGTGTTCCGCTGGACTCAGTCCCCCTACGCCGGGATTGGGGCACGCCGCAACCAAGGCGCCAGTGTCAAGTACAGCGAGAGTTCCTCGCAGGCAGTAATCCTGGCTTGCTACCGGCAGGTGTTCGGGCGCGATGTCTACCAGCGCCAGCGCCAGACGCGCGCCGAAATCAAGTTGGAAAATGGCGAGATTACCCTGCGCGAGTTCGTGCGCACCCTAGCCAAATCCAACTTGTTCCGGGACCTGTACTGGAGCTCGCTCTATGTCACCAAAGCGATCGAATGCATCCACCGGCGCCTGCTGGGCCGCCCCACCTACGGGCGCGCCGACACCAACCGCTACTTCGATATCTGCGCCAAGCAAGGCTTCTATGCCCTAGTCGATACCCTCATCGACAGCAAAGAGTACGAGACGGCCTTTGGCGAGGACACGGTCCCCTACGAGCGCTACATCACCCCGGCAGGATTGCAACTGCGCACCCGGGTGGGCAACCTGCGCCCGGATGATGGCAAGCAAGTCGAGCGGGAAGAGGCGCCGCGTTTCGCCCAGCTCGGTACGGTGGCGCAGCAGCGCAGCGAGCCCGACGTGCGCTTTCGCATCCGCCAGGGCGTCTCCAAAAAGCGCGAGCAGCTACAGCCATTCAAGCTCGAGACCCCAGCCGACAAAGTGGCCGTCAGCAAGGTCATTCGCGCGACCTACCGGCAGGTCTTCGAGCGCGATATCGACCCCTATGTTGTCAGCAACGCCTTTACGGGATTGGAGAGCAAGCTAAGCAACGGCGAAATTACCGTCAAAGCATTCGTCGAGGCGCTGGGCTGCTCCGAGCTCTACATTAAAGAGTTCTACATGCCCTACCCCAATACCCAAGTCATTGAGTTGGGCACCAAGCACTTTCTGGGGCGCGCGCCGCTCAACCAGCGCGAGATCCAGCAATACAATCAAATCCTGGCCGAGCGGGGGGTCCGCGCCTTCGTCCAAACGCTAGTCAACAACATGGAGTACGTCCAAACCTTTGGCGAGTACACGGTGCCCTACCGGCGCTTCCCAACGCTGCCGGCTGGCAATTTTCCCAATACCCAGCGCCTGTACGAAAAGCAGACCAAACAGAATCGCGAGCTGGTGGTCCCCAGCTTTGAGCCGGCCCAGCGGGGCCTCAGCGGCCGCACCATCACCATGAGCTGGGAGGCGGCGGCCGATGGCGCCGGCCAAGCAGCCAGCAGCGACGTTGCTGTTTATACGCGGCCTTAA
- a CDS encoding cell division protein FtsW, with amino-acid sequence MRQTVVPLLIPERSSWALEARLLGWLTLLWVAIGAVVLFSASYPTEELSAIRQQLVAIALGGLGFGIALQWPLCRWLRLAPWAVLLLLLLLFVLLLPGLGREVGGASRWLGPLQPSEAIKPFLVLQGACLFGRWQRLRAGVRMGWLAVFVGALVAILAQPDLSTAALCGLVLWSLALVAGLPARFLGGAALASAAVALVSLWRNPYQQERMLGFLQPWQQPQGDNYQLVQSLLAVGSGGTWGTGLGLSQQKLSYLPIQSTDFIFAVFAEECGLAGTLLLLLLLLSYAGLGLHVAAKARSPVVALVAVGATLFLVGQALINMGVALGVLPTTGLPFPFVSHGSNAMVASLVLAGLLVRAAREGSEAHVVPLARSRRSSGAASLSERGH; translated from the coding sequence ATCCGCCAAACGGTCGTTCCGCTACTGATCCCCGAGCGCAGCAGCTGGGCGCTAGAGGCACGCTTGCTGGGCTGGCTGACCCTGCTGTGGGTCGCGATCGGGGCGGTCGTTTTGTTCTCGGCCTCCTATCCCACCGAGGAGTTGAGCGCCATCCGGCAGCAGCTCGTGGCGATCGCGCTGGGCGGGCTTGGGTTTGGCATCGCCCTGCAGTGGCCGTTGTGCCGATGGCTGCGCCTGGCACCCTGGGCGGTGCTGCTGCTATTGCTGCTGTTGTTCGTGCTGCTGTTGCCCGGCCTCGGACGCGAGGTGGGCGGCGCCTCGCGCTGGCTGGGGCCGCTGCAACCCTCAGAGGCCATCAAGCCCTTTCTGGTGCTGCAAGGGGCTTGCCTGTTCGGCCGATGGCAGCGCTTGCGAGCGGGCGTTCGCATGGGTTGGCTGGCGGTCTTTGTAGGGGCGCTCGTTGCCATCCTGGCCCAGCCCGATCTGAGCACGGCAGCCCTGTGCGGGCTGGTGTTGTGGTCGCTGGCGCTGGTTGCGGGGCTGCCGGCGCGCTTTTTGGGCGGTGCGGCCCTCGCCAGCGCAGCCGTGGCGCTAGTCAGCCTCTGGCGCAATCCCTACCAGCAAGAGCGCATGTTGGGGTTCCTGCAGCCTTGGCAACAGCCCCAAGGCGATAATTACCAGCTCGTGCAGAGCTTGCTGGCAGTGGGCTCGGGCGGAACGTGGGGAACGGGCCTGGGGCTCTCCCAACAAAAGCTATCCTATCTGCCCATCCAAAGCACGGACTTTATCTTTGCCGTTTTTGCCGAGGAGTGCGGACTGGCCGGAACGCTGCTGCTGCTGCTGCTGCTGCTGAGCTATGCCGGGTTGGGGTTGCACGTTGCAGCCAAGGCGCGCTCGCCGGTCGTGGCGCTAGTGGCTGTGGGCGCCACGCTGTTTTTAGTGGGCCAAGCCCTGATCAACATGGGCGTGGCGCTGGGAGTGCTGCCCACCACCGGCTTGCCGTTTCCGTTCGTCAGCCATGGCAGCAATGCCATGGTGGCGAGCTTGGTCCTGGCTGGGCTGCTGGTGCGCGCCGCTCGTGAGGGGAGCGAGGCCCATGTCGTTCCCCTGGCGCGGTCCCGGCGCTCGAGCGGGGCCGCCTCGCTGTCGGAACGGGGACACTAG
- the apcB gene encoding allophycocyanin subunit beta, with protein MQDAITSVINSADVQGKYLDDDAMEKLKSYFQTGQLRVRAASIISANAANIVKEAVAKSLLYSDVTRPGGNMYTTRRYAACIRDLDYYLRYATYAMLAGDPSILDERVLNGLKETYNSLGVPINATVQAIQAMKEVTSGLVGPEAGKEMGVYFDYICSGLS; from the coding sequence ATGCAAGACGCCATCACTTCCGTCATCAACTCCGCTGACGTCCAGGGCAAATATCTGGATGACGATGCCATGGAAAAGCTCAAGAGCTATTTCCAGACCGGCCAGCTGCGGGTCCGAGCCGCCAGCATCATTAGCGCCAATGCGGCCAACATCGTTAAGGAAGCCGTTGCCAAATCGCTACTGTATTCGGACGTTACGCGTCCGGGCGGCAACATGTACACCACGCGCCGCTATGCCGCCTGCATTCGCGATTTGGACTACTACCTGCGCTACGCCACCTACGCCATGCTGGCCGGCGATCCCTCCATTCTGGACGAGCGGGTCCTCAATGGCCTCAAAGAGACCTACAACTCGCTCGGCGTGCCCATCAACGCCACCGTCCAGGCCATTCAGGCCATGAAGGAGGTCACCTCCGGCCTCGTCGGTCCGGAAGCCGGCAAGGAAATGGGCGTGTATTTCGACTACATCTGCTCCGGCTTGAGCTAA
- a CDS encoding ATP synthase subunit I, which translates to MQEYYRLQQTLLFVSLGLTAIAFASVWWAYSLAIALNYLLGACFGIAYLRRLAKDVEGLGRGKQRLGMGRLALFAGAIILAIQLPSLQVLPVFLGFMTYKAAVLAYTIETALQPRSD; encoded by the coding sequence ATGCAGGAGTACTATCGCCTGCAGCAGACGTTGCTGTTCGTTTCGCTGGGCCTGACGGCCATTGCGTTCGCCTCGGTATGGTGGGCTTATTCGCTGGCGATCGCGCTCAACTACCTATTGGGCGCCTGCTTTGGCATTGCCTACTTGCGGCGCTTGGCCAAAGACGTTGAAGGACTGGGAAGGGGCAAGCAGCGCCTGGGGATGGGCCGGCTCGCCCTATTTGCGGGCGCCATCATCTTGGCGATCCAGCTGCCCTCGCTGCAAGTGCTGCCGGTATTTTTAGGGTTTATGACCTACAAAGCCGCCGTTTTGGCCTACACCATCGAAACGGCCCTACAGCCTCGCTCGGATTGA
- a CDS encoding oxidoreductase: MSERAPAADSTVAAAPLLVAPAQVLRGEGALARAGEAIAPLGQRPLVVAGETALAAASPALPESLQQQGLAWQQADYRPDSSQTSLAALQQRASQHGADCIVGVGGGKALDAAKLLAQRRQLPVVTVPTSAATCAAWTALANVYTDRGAFRYDVPLERCPNGVVLDYAAIRTAPQRTLVAGIGDALAKWYEASVSGGEATDTLTVAAVQQARVLRDILLQKASAALEAPGSQAWQDTVDATVLLAGAVGGLGGARCRTVAAHAVHNGLTHLPAARGSLHGEKVAYGILVQLRLEETVRSDGLAASARQQLLPFYGDMGLPCSLEELGLAQVPLRELRRAAAIACRPDSSLHELPFAVTPEQLTAAMVSTAPTEECDAPASLPEFGVAP; encoded by the coding sequence ATGTCCGAACGAGCCCCTGCTGCTGACAGCACGGTGGCGGCAGCGCCGCTGCTGGTCGCGCCGGCGCAAGTCTTGCGCGGCGAGGGCGCGCTCGCCCGAGCGGGGGAGGCGATTGCGCCGCTGGGCCAGCGGCCGCTGGTGGTGGCTGGCGAAACTGCACTCGCCGCCGCCTCGCCGGCCCTGCCCGAGAGCCTGCAGCAGCAGGGCCTGGCGTGGCAGCAGGCCGACTACCGCCCTGATAGCTCCCAGACCTCGCTGGCCGCCCTGCAGCAACGCGCCAGCCAGCACGGCGCCGATTGCATTGTCGGGGTGGGCGGGGGCAAGGCGCTCGATGCTGCCAAGCTGCTGGCCCAACGCCGCCAGCTGCCGGTGGTAACTGTCCCCACCTCGGCGGCGACCTGTGCCGCCTGGACAGCGCTGGCCAATGTCTACACCGACCGGGGCGCGTTTCGCTACGACGTGCCGCTCGAGCGCTGCCCCAATGGGGTAGTGCTGGACTACGCCGCCATCCGCACGGCGCCGCAGCGGACGCTGGTCGCCGGCATTGGTGACGCGCTGGCCAAGTGGTACGAAGCCTCAGTCAGCGGTGGCGAGGCCACCGACACGCTAACGGTGGCAGCCGTGCAGCAAGCGCGCGTCCTGCGCGACATTCTGCTGCAAAAAGCGAGCGCTGCCCTGGAGGCCCCTGGCAGCCAGGCTTGGCAGGATACCGTCGATGCCACGGTCCTGCTGGCGGGGGCCGTTGGCGGCTTGGGCGGTGCCCGCTGCCGGACAGTGGCGGCGCACGCGGTACACAATGGCCTAACCCACCTGCCGGCGGCACGCGGCTCCCTACACGGGGAAAAGGTGGCGTACGGCATTCTGGTGCAGCTGCGGCTGGAGGAAACCGTTCGCAGCGACGGACTGGCAGCTTCGGCGCGGCAGCAGCTGCTGCCGTTTTACGGCGACATGGGCCTGCCCTGCTCGCTGGAGGAGCTGGGCCTAGCCCAAGTGCCGCTGCGGGAGCTGCGCCGTGCTGCCGCGATCGCCTGCCGGCCGGACTCCAGCCTGCACGAGCTCCCGTTTGCCGTTACCCCAGAGCAGCTAACGGCTGCCATGGTCTCCACGGCCCCCACCGAGGAATGCGACGCGCCGGCCTCGCTGCCCGAGTTTGGGGTTGCGCCTTAA
- a CDS encoding murein transglycosylase, which produces MLAIAGSAMAAPTQPLQPVPAEREREILGRDPQLWRDRQPLLQAISHSLSYIETSKAAQDYPIAGISRDLVRRSLQRLQALVRQAESSQALQAVIAREFALYRAAGTDGKGRVEFTGYYQPIYPASRTRTAEFRYPLYRLPPDFENWDKPHPTRAELVGRDGLGTDSPIAGNELVWLRDRLDAFLVQVQGSAQLQLRDGSTLAVGFAGKTDRPYTSIGMELVRDGKFSRENLSLQRVLAHFRQHPEQLSEYLPRNQKYVFFRERESARPRGSLGVPVTAGRSIATDRSLMPPGAPALIRTQIPYVGEAGKLTKPTEHRYVLDQDTGSAIQGPGRADLFMGTGERARKRAGAIDWPGSLYYLLLESCP; this is translated from the coding sequence ATGCTCGCGATCGCCGGCAGCGCGATGGCAGCCCCCACCCAACCGCTGCAGCCGGTCCCGGCGGAGCGCGAGCGCGAGATCCTGGGCCGCGATCCGCAACTGTGGCGCGATCGCCAGCCGCTGCTGCAGGCCATCAGCCACAGCTTAAGCTATATCGAGACCTCGAAGGCAGCCCAGGACTATCCCATCGCCGGCATCAGCCGCGATCTGGTCCGCCGTTCGCTGCAGCGCCTGCAAGCGCTGGTCCGCCAGGCCGAGAGCTCGCAAGCCCTACAAGCGGTGATCGCGCGCGAGTTTGCCCTCTACCGGGCGGCCGGTACTGACGGCAAAGGTCGGGTCGAGTTTACCGGCTACTACCAGCCCATCTATCCAGCCAGCCGCACCCGCACAGCCGAATTTCGCTACCCGCTCTACCGCCTCCCGCCTGATTTCGAGAACTGGGACAAGCCCCACCCCACGCGGGCGGAGCTGGTCGGCCGGGACGGCCTGGGGACCGACAGCCCCATTGCCGGCAACGAGTTGGTGTGGCTGCGCGATCGCCTCGATGCCTTTTTGGTCCAGGTGCAAGGCTCGGCCCAGCTGCAGTTGCGCGATGGCAGTACCCTGGCCGTGGGCTTTGCTGGCAAAACTGATCGGCCCTACACCAGCATTGGTATGGAGTTGGTCCGCGATGGCAAGTTCTCGCGCGAGAACTTATCGCTGCAGCGGGTCCTGGCCCACTTTCGCCAGCATCCCGAGCAACTGAGCGAGTACTTGCCGCGCAACCAGAAATACGTCTTTTTCCGCGAGCGGGAGAGCGCTCGACCGCGCGGAAGTTTGGGCGTTCCCGTCACGGCGGGACGCTCCATTGCCACCGATCGCTCGCTCATGCCGCCCGGCGCGCCGGCGCTGATCCGCACCCAGATTCCCTACGTGGGCGAGGCGGGCAAACTTACCAAACCCACCGAACACCGCTACGTCCTGGATCAGGACACGGGCAGCGCCATCCAGGGACCCGGCCGCGCCGATCTGTTTATGGGAACCGGCGAGCGCGCTCGCAAGCGGGCTGGGGCCATCGATTGGCCGGGGTCGCTGTACTACTTGCTGCTGGAGTCGTGCCCGTAG